The Candidatus Ancaeobacter aquaticus DNA segment ATTCATTGCTAAGGGCAGAAAGATAGAAAAACTGACACAATCAACCATTCAGACTATAGAAAACTGGATTAATAACTACCCACGCAAGATACTAAATTTTCAATCTGCTCAACAGGGGTTTGAAAGAAAACTTCAGGAGATCGCAGCTTAAATGAAAAATAACCACTATCTACGGCATTTAACTTTACAATCTACCGTTTGTACGCAATTTTAACATTAGTTTGTCAATATCGAATGGCTTTGAAATAAAGTCCTTGATATTATATTGCTCAGTTTGCGCAAGAACATCATCTTTTTTTCCGTACGCAGATAATATCATTATATGGGCACCTGTATCAAATTCTCTAATTCTCTTAATTGTTTCAAACCCATCAATCCCTGGCATCATGATATCAACAATAATAATGTCAAAGGCATTTTTCTTTGCTAATGCAATTCCTTTTTCGCCATTTTTTGCAGTTGAAACAGAAAATCCTTCAGATGACAATATGTCTTCTAATAATGTTGTTATTGCCTCTTCATCATCGATTACGAGTATTGAATCCTCAGAAAAAAGCATATCATAGTTCGTTTCTATCGCATTGACTACAATATCTTCAAGCTGCTCAGGTTTAATCGGTTTTTGGAGTTCTCCATAAGCATGATATTGTATTTCCCCTAAATTCGTATCTGTAGACCCATGTGCAGTTACAATAATTATAATAGTTTTCGAATCAGTTTCTCTTATTTTTTTTAAGAGCTCTAACCCACTTTCATTGCCTAATTCAATATCGAGGAAAATTAGATGAGGGCTTACCTTTGTATACTCATCAAACCCTTGTGTGACAGAATTAGCAGATGATACGGTGAACCCTTTTTTTCTTAACGTATGTTCAAAAAGAGAAGTAATACCTGGGTCATCGTCTACAACCAGAATTTTAAAGGCATCTTTTCTCATGTTTAACTCGATGGGATGTTTTCTTAGGTTCCACGCACATCACGAAACGCTAACCGACACAACCACTCTTTCTATAATTTTAAGATCTCAATGAAAGCGTTTTGAGGGATTGTCACTGTTCCGAACTGTTTCATTTTCTTTTTTCCTTCTTTTTGTTTTTCCCACAATTTTCTTTTTCTGGTTATATCTCCGCCATAACATTTCGCAGTTACATTCTTTTTCATGGCACGAATTGTTTCTCGAGCTATAATTTTGCTTCCAATCGTTGCCTGAATAATTACCTGTATCATATGACGAGGAATTACATCCTTTAATTTTGCCGCAAGTTGTCTTCCGTGATAATAAGCCTTGTCTTTATGAATAAGGCAGGAAAATGCATCTATCATGTCATTGTTTATCAATATATCTAATTTAATTATTTCTGAAGGGCGGTAATCTATTAATTCATAGTCCATGGAAGCATACCCGCGCGTGCAAGATTTGAGCTTATCATAAAAATCAATAACCACTTCATTAAGA contains these protein-coding regions:
- a CDS encoding response regulator; this translates as MRKDAFKILVVDDDPGITSLFEHTLRKKGFTVSSANSVTQGFDEYTKVSPHLIFLDIELGNESGLELLKKIRETDSKTIIIIVTAHGSTDTNLGEIQYHAYGELQKPIKPEQLEDIVVNAIETNYDMLFSEDSILVIDDEEAITTLLEDILSSEGFSVSTAKNGEKGIALAKKNAFDIIIVDIMMPGIDGFETIKRIREFDTGAHIMILSAYGKKDDVLAQTEQYNIKDFISKPFDIDKLMLKLRTNGRL